From a region of the Pseudoxanthobacter soli DSM 19599 genome:
- a CDS encoding complex I NDUFA9 subunit family protein, whose product MAEALKDEIVTVFGGSGFLGRHVVRALAKRGYRIRPAVRRPDLAGHLQPLGMAGQILPVQANLRYPASVARALEGASAAINLVGILAPTGRQSFEAVQAGGARAVAEAVKAAGIATLVHVSAIGADANSPSAYARTKAKGEEAVKAAMPGATIFRPSIVFGPEDGFFNRFAAIARMSPILPAFGADTRFQPVFVGDVAEAIARAIDGTIAAGRVYELGGPEIKTFRECLALVNRETARTRPIVGVPLGFAKTVARLTEWLPGAPVTVDQLLLLEKDNVVSAEATAEGRTLAGIGIRPTNLEAILPTYLYRFRKHGQFDARRIA is encoded by the coding sequence ATGGCTGAGGCGCTGAAGGACGAAATCGTCACGGTGTTCGGCGGTTCGGGCTTTCTCGGGCGGCATGTGGTGCGGGCGCTTGCCAAGCGCGGCTACCGCATCCGTCCCGCGGTGCGCCGGCCGGATCTCGCCGGTCACCTGCAGCCGCTCGGCATGGCCGGCCAGATCCTGCCGGTGCAGGCGAACCTGCGCTATCCCGCCTCCGTCGCCCGTGCGCTCGAGGGCGCCTCGGCCGCCATCAACCTCGTCGGCATCCTCGCGCCGACCGGCCGGCAGAGCTTCGAGGCCGTTCAGGCCGGCGGCGCCCGCGCGGTCGCCGAGGCCGTGAAGGCGGCCGGGATCGCCACCCTCGTTCACGTCTCCGCCATCGGCGCCGATGCGAACTCGCCGTCCGCCTATGCCCGCACCAAGGCCAAGGGCGAGGAAGCGGTGAAGGCGGCCATGCCCGGCGCCACCATCTTCCGCCCCTCCATCGTGTTCGGGCCGGAAGACGGCTTCTTCAACCGCTTCGCCGCCATCGCGCGGATGTCGCCGATCCTGCCCGCCTTCGGCGCCGACACGCGCTTCCAGCCGGTGTTCGTCGGCGATGTCGCCGAGGCGATCGCGCGGGCCATCGACGGCACCATCGCCGCCGGCCGCGTCTACGAACTCGGCGGCCCGGAAATCAAGACCTTCCGCGAGTGCCTCGCGCTGGTGAACCGCGAAACCGCCCGCACCCGGCCCATCGTCGGCGTTCCGCTCGGGTTCGCCAAGACGGTGGCGCGCCTCACGGAATGGCTGCCGGGCGCGCCGGTGACGGTCGACCAGCTTCTCCTGCTCGAGAAGGACAACGTCGTGTCGGCTGAGGCAACGGCCGAAGGCCGCACGCTCGCCGGCATCGGCATCCGCCCCACCAATCTCGAGGCGATCCTGCCGACCTATCTCTACCGCTTCCGCAAGCACGGCCAGTTCGACGCCCGCCGCATCGCCTGA
- a CDS encoding DUF2092 domain-containing protein: protein MADPKSSKPRRLAAAALASLPLAVAGLAPAAWTGPAAAQQSEATPAAPAAQADAAAAPAEAPAPLIEQEALDLLKSATSKIAAAKSFSVEIDASHQVATTLGQMVTLFSDAEVTVSRPDKLKAEIETGAGETEFLFDGKKLTVFDKAKNFFAEMPAEGTVDALITAAEEKHGLELPAAEFLTSDPEVLLTKDVVDAYVIGPALVHGEKTVQLMFATPRYEWQLWLDDKTRLPVRYALTHLDLPGTPTYTAEFSDWKLDATPDAAAFTFTPPAGAAKIEFAPLPPEAGKDAGKDASKTEPAK from the coding sequence ATGGCAGACCCGAAATCATCGAAGCCGAGGCGCCTTGCGGCGGCGGCACTCGCCAGCCTGCCGCTGGCCGTCGCTGGCCTCGCCCCCGCGGCGTGGACCGGCCCGGCCGCGGCCCAGCAGAGCGAGGCGACCCCCGCCGCGCCCGCCGCACAGGCCGATGCCGCAGCCGCACCGGCGGAAGCGCCGGCCCCGCTGATCGAGCAGGAGGCCCTCGATCTCCTGAAGTCCGCGACCTCGAAGATCGCGGCCGCCAAGTCCTTCTCCGTCGAGATCGACGCCTCGCACCAGGTCGCGACCACGCTCGGGCAGATGGTCACGCTGTTCAGCGACGCCGAGGTCACGGTGTCCCGGCCCGACAAGCTCAAGGCCGAGATCGAGACCGGCGCCGGAGAGACGGAATTCCTGTTCGACGGCAAGAAGCTGACGGTGTTCGACAAGGCCAAGAACTTCTTCGCCGAGATGCCGGCCGAAGGCACCGTCGACGCGCTGATCACCGCCGCTGAGGAGAAGCACGGCCTCGAACTGCCCGCCGCCGAGTTCCTGACCTCCGATCCCGAGGTGCTGCTCACCAAGGACGTGGTCGACGCCTATGTGATCGGACCGGCGCTGGTTCACGGCGAGAAGACCGTCCAGCTGATGTTCGCCACGCCGCGCTACGAATGGCAGCTCTGGCTCGACGACAAGACCCGCCTGCCGGTGCGCTATGCGCTGACGCATCTCGACCTGCCGGGCACGCCGACCTACACCGCCGAATTCAGCGACTGGAAGCTCGACGCGACGCCCGACGCAGCGGCGTTCACCTTCACGCCGCCCGCGGGCGCCGCCAAGATCGAGTTCGCCCCGCTCCCGCCGGAAGCGGGCAAGGACGCTGGCAAGGACGCCAGCAAGACGGAGCCGGCGAAATGA
- a CDS encoding sugar porter family MFS transporter gives MIYVVAAIAGIAGLLFGFDEGVIAGALGLLRAQFGITPLDEGLITSAVPFGALFGAILAGWLAKPAGRRSLLLFAAVLFVAGALFAALAHAAWVLGIARLVLGFAIGIAAMIAPLYISESVPAARRGMLVSIYQLAITLGILGAYLVGYAFSESWRTMFAVGMIPGLALFVGMMFMSDTPRWLAMRGRRDEALATLAKVRGVPKTDPAASAELAEIVRTAATDSRDDKGKLAELFGPVARPALIVGMGLFLLQQLSGINAVIYYAPTVFQLAGFDSAEIQILATAGIGVVNVLMTLVGMALIDRIGRRRLLYIGFAGAAFSLGVIAIAAASGSPDLGILALIGLVLYIASFAASIGPLPWVMMSEIFPLNVRGPGMSFASLANWGFNFVVVFSFPVLVADIGLAGVFGIYAVVCVAGLVFTRLYVPETNGVPLEDIERHLQSGRPFRDLAPAAGR, from the coding sequence ATGATCTACGTCGTCGCCGCGATTGCGGGTATAGCCGGGCTCCTGTTCGGGTTCGACGAAGGGGTGATCGCCGGGGCGCTCGGGCTGTTGCGCGCCCAGTTCGGCATCACGCCGCTCGACGAGGGCCTGATCACCTCGGCGGTGCCGTTCGGCGCCCTGTTCGGGGCGATCCTGGCGGGATGGCTGGCGAAGCCGGCCGGCCGGCGCTCGCTCTTGCTGTTCGCCGCCGTGCTGTTCGTGGCCGGCGCGCTGTTCGCCGCGCTCGCCCATGCCGCCTGGGTGCTCGGCATCGCCCGCCTGGTGCTCGGCTTCGCCATCGGCATCGCGGCGATGATCGCGCCGCTCTACATCTCCGAAAGCGTGCCGGCGGCGCGCCGGGGCATGCTGGTCTCGATCTACCAGCTTGCGATCACGCTCGGCATCCTCGGCGCCTACCTCGTCGGCTACGCCTTCTCGGAATCCTGGCGCACCATGTTCGCCGTCGGGATGATCCCCGGCCTCGCGCTGTTCGTCGGCATGATGTTCATGAGCGACACGCCGCGCTGGCTGGCGATGCGCGGCCGCCGGGACGAGGCGCTCGCCACCCTCGCCAAGGTGCGCGGCGTGCCGAAGACCGATCCGGCGGCCTCGGCCGAACTCGCCGAGATCGTGCGCACCGCGGCTACCGATTCGCGGGACGACAAGGGCAAGCTCGCCGAGTTGTTCGGTCCGGTCGCGCGGCCGGCCCTGATCGTCGGCATGGGCCTGTTCCTGCTGCAGCAGCTCAGCGGCATCAACGCCGTGATCTATTACGCGCCGACGGTGTTCCAGTTGGCCGGCTTCGATTCGGCCGAGATCCAGATCCTCGCGACCGCCGGCATCGGCGTGGTCAATGTGCTGATGACGCTGGTCGGCATGGCGCTGATCGACCGTATCGGCCGCCGCCGCCTGCTCTATATCGGCTTCGCCGGCGCGGCCTTCAGCCTCGGCGTGATCGCGATCGCGGCGGCTTCGGGCTCGCCGGATCTCGGCATCCTCGCCCTGATCGGGCTGGTGCTCTACATCGCCTCGTTCGCCGCCAGCATCGGGCCGCTGCCGTGGGTGATGATGTCGGAGATCTTCCCCCTGAACGTGCGCGGGCCAGGCATGAGCTTCGCCTCGCTCGCGAACTGGGGCTTCAATTTCGTGGTGGTGTTCTCGTTCCCGGTGCTGGTCGCCGATATCGGGCTCGCCGGGGTGTTCGGCATCTATGCCGTGGTCTGCGTGGCCGGCCTGGTGTTCACCCGGCTCTATGTGCCCGAGACCAACGGCGTGCCGCTGGAGGACATCGAGCGGCACCTGCAGTCTGGCCGTCCGTTCCGCGACCTCGCGCCGGCCGCCGGCCGGTAG
- a CDS encoding Tex family protein, producing the protein MAAEIKDRIARLIAAEISARPAQVEAAVALIDEGATIPFIARYRKEATGGLDDTQLRTLEERLTYLRELEARRASVLDSIRTQGKLNADLEQRIGAAATKAELEDLYLPFKPKRRTRAEIARERGLGPLAEAILADRSVVPATLAATFLSEAVPDVKAALEGARDIVAEGLAENAVLVGRLRSYLEARAVLRSRVVEGKEEAGAKFSDYFDHAERWATTAGHRALAMLRGRNEEVLALEIEVDADDPAPVKPVERMAAEALGVPVKATPAALSPADAWLFDAARWTWRVKLSLHLSLDLMASLRERAEEEAIHVFARNLKDLLLAAPAGSRATMGLDPGIRTGVKVAVVDGTGKVVETATVYPFQPRNDIAGAVAELGRLIARHKVELIAIGNGTASRETERLVAEILARIPAPKPTKVIVSEAGASVYSASAVAAAEMPGLDVSLRGAVSIARRLQDPLAELVKIEPKSIGVGQYQHDVDQSRLARALDAVVEDAVNAVGVDLNTASAPLLSRVSGLGASIAEAIVAHRDANGPFATRRQLLDVARLGPRTFELSAGFLRIPDGKEPLDASSVHPEAYGVAKRIVAACGRDVRSLMGDAAALKALNPAVFVDERFGLPTVRDILAELEKPGRDPRPGFRTATFADGIDDIKDLKPGMMLEGTVTNVANFGAFVDIGVHQDGLVHVSQLADRFVKDPHEVVKAGDVVKVRVVEVDVKRKRIGLTMRKDDGAAGRGAPGERPYAGGPASSAGKEAPGKGAAGRGGGKPAGGRPSAEPQGALAAKLAEALKRR; encoded by the coding sequence ATGGCCGCCGAGATCAAAGACCGCATCGCCCGCCTTATCGCCGCGGAGATTTCCGCCCGGCCCGCCCAGGTGGAGGCGGCGGTCGCGCTGATCGACGAAGGCGCGACGATCCCGTTCATCGCCCGCTACCGCAAGGAGGCGACGGGGGGGCTCGACGATACCCAGCTGCGCACGCTGGAGGAGCGGCTCACCTATCTGCGTGAGCTGGAGGCGCGGCGGGCGAGCGTGCTCGACTCGATCCGCACCCAGGGCAAGCTGAATGCGGATCTGGAACAGCGCATCGGGGCGGCCGCCACCAAGGCCGAACTCGAAGACCTCTATCTGCCGTTCAAGCCGAAGCGGCGCACCCGCGCGGAGATCGCCCGTGAGCGCGGCCTCGGTCCGCTTGCCGAGGCGATCCTCGCCGACCGCTCGGTGGTGCCGGCGACGCTCGCCGCGACGTTCCTGTCCGAAGCCGTGCCGGATGTGAAGGCGGCGCTTGAGGGCGCCCGCGACATCGTCGCGGAAGGGCTGGCGGAGAACGCCGTGCTCGTCGGCCGCCTCCGGTCCTATCTCGAGGCCCGCGCGGTGCTGCGCTCCCGCGTCGTCGAAGGCAAGGAAGAGGCCGGGGCCAAGTTCTCCGACTATTTCGACCATGCCGAACGCTGGGCGACCACAGCCGGCCACCGCGCGCTTGCGATGCTGCGCGGCCGCAATGAGGAGGTGCTGGCGCTCGAAATCGAGGTCGATGCGGACGACCCCGCTCCGGTCAAGCCGGTGGAGCGCATGGCGGCGGAGGCGCTCGGTGTGCCGGTGAAGGCGACCCCCGCCGCGCTTTCGCCGGCCGATGCGTGGCTGTTCGATGCCGCGCGATGGACCTGGCGGGTGAAGCTGTCGCTGCATCTCTCGCTCGACCTGATGGCGAGCCTGCGCGAGCGCGCCGAGGAAGAGGCGATCCACGTCTTCGCCCGCAATCTCAAGGACCTCCTGCTCGCGGCCCCGGCCGGATCGCGGGCGACCATGGGGCTCGATCCCGGCATCCGCACCGGCGTCAAGGTCGCGGTGGTCGACGGCACCGGCAAGGTGGTGGAGACCGCGACCGTCTATCCGTTCCAGCCGCGCAACGACATTGCCGGCGCCGTCGCGGAGCTCGGCCGGCTGATCGCGCGCCACAAGGTGGAGCTGATCGCCATCGGCAACGGAACCGCGAGCCGCGAGACCGAGCGGCTGGTGGCGGAGATCCTCGCCCGGATACCGGCGCCGAAGCCGACCAAGGTGATCGTGAGCGAGGCCGGCGCCTCGGTCTATTCGGCCTCCGCCGTGGCCGCGGCGGAAATGCCGGGCCTCGACGTGTCGCTGCGCGGCGCCGTCTCCATCGCCCGCCGCCTGCAGGATCCGCTCGCCGAACTCGTGAAGATCGAGCCGAAATCGATCGGCGTCGGGCAGTACCAGCACGATGTCGACCAGAGCCGGCTGGCGCGGGCGCTCGACGCGGTGGTCGAAGACGCGGTGAATGCCGTCGGCGTCGATCTCAACACCGCTTCCGCGCCGCTGCTCTCGCGCGTTTCCGGCCTCGGCGCCTCGATCGCCGAGGCGATCGTCGCCCACCGCGACGCCAACGGGCCGTTTGCGACGCGGCGGCAGTTGCTCGACGTCGCCCGGCTCGGGCCGCGCACCTTCGAGCTTTCGGCCGGCTTCCTGCGCATTCCCGATGGCAAGGAGCCGCTCGATGCCTCGTCGGTTCATCCCGAGGCCTATGGTGTCGCCAAGCGCATCGTCGCCGCCTGCGGGCGCGACGTGCGCTCGCTAATGGGCGACGCGGCGGCGCTGAAGGCGCTCAACCCGGCGGTGTTCGTCGACGAGCGCTTCGGCCTGCCGACGGTGCGCGACATCCTGGCGGAACTGGAGAAGCCCGGCCGCGATCCGCGCCCCGGGTTCCGCACCGCCACGTTCGCCGACGGGATCGATGACATCAAGGACCTGAAGCCCGGCATGATGCTGGAGGGGACGGTGACCAACGTCGCCAATTTCGGCGCCTTCGTCGATATCGGCGTCCATCAGGACGGCCTCGTGCACGTCTCCCAGCTCGCCGACCGCTTCGTCAAGGATCCCCACGAGGTGGTGAAGGCCGGCGACGTGGTGAAGGTGCGGGTCGTCGAGGTCGACGTGAAGCGCAAGCGAATCGGCCTCACGATGCGCAAGGACGACGGCGCGGCCGGTCGCGGCGCGCCGGGCGAACGGCCCTATGCCGGCGGGCCGGCGTCCTCCGCCGGCAAGGAGGCGCCGGGCAAGGGCGCCGCCGGTCGCGGCGGCGGCAAGCCGGCCGGCGGGCGCCCGTCCGCCGAACCCCAGGGCGCCCTCGCCGCCAAGCTCGCCGAGGCGCTGAAGCGGCGGTAG
- a CDS encoding trimeric intracellular cation channel family protein, translating to MVLHSLYLVAIVVEAMTAALAAGRRDMDWFGVCVLGCVTALGGGTTRDVLLGNHPLSWVAHPSYLLITAGAALATVFAARYMHHLRRVFLFLDAVGLVVFTVIGCNIALGLGVPLLIVIVAGMITGCVGGVLRDVLCNDVPLLFRSELYASVSVVTGGLYVGGLALALPHDLVMACALGIGLSLRLLAIRFGWNMPTFHYTRDLH from the coding sequence ATGGTGCTGCATTCGCTCTATCTGGTGGCGATCGTCGTCGAGGCGATGACGGCGGCGCTGGCGGCGGGCCGGCGCGACATGGACTGGTTCGGCGTGTGCGTGCTCGGTTGCGTCACCGCGCTCGGCGGCGGCACGACCCGTGACGTGCTGCTCGGCAACCATCCGCTGTCGTGGGTGGCGCACCCGTCCTATCTGCTGATCACGGCCGGCGCGGCGCTCGCGACCGTGTTCGCGGCGCGCTACATGCACCACCTGCGGCGCGTCTTCCTGTTCCTCGACGCGGTCGGCCTCGTCGTGTTCACCGTGATCGGCTGCAACATCGCGCTCGGGCTCGGCGTGCCGCTGCTGATCGTGATCGTCGCCGGCATGATTACCGGGTGCGTCGGCGGCGTGCTGCGCGACGTGTTGTGCAACGACGTGCCGTTGCTGTTCCGCAGCGAACTCTATGCCAGCGTCTCGGTGGTGACGGGCGGGCTCTATGTCGGCGGCCTGGCGCTGGCGCTTCCCCACGATCTCGTCATGGCCTGTGCGCTCGGCATCGGGCTCTCGCTGCGGCTGCTCGCCATCCGTTTCGGCTGGAACATGCCCACCTTCCACTATACCCGCGACCTGCACTGA